A segment of the Nitrosospira briensis C-128 genome:
TGATAGTTATTGGCTGAAAGCATAAGCTCGGGTAAGCGTGGCAGTAAAAAAAAGAGCACATACCAGCTCCTGAGCATTTGTGGCAGATGCCGCACTTTTTCGAGATAGATTTTGGGGTGGGGCGCATTAAGGATCACAAGCTTGTCCACCAGTTCGGGATACCGGTCTGCGAACGACCACGCGATAATACCGCCCCAGTCGTGCCCGACGATATGGGCTCGGGGGTAGCCGGTTGCATGCACCAGGGCAGCGATGTCTGCAACAAGGCGATCTAATTTATAAGCATCTTGCTCCGCCGGACGTCCTGAAAGATTGTATCCCCGCATATCCGGCACCAGTACTGAAAAGCCCGCGGCGGCCAGGACCGGGATCTGATGCAACCAGGAGCGCCAATTTTCGGGGAAGCCATGGAGCAAAATGACCGCCGGCCCCTTTCCGGCGGCGACAACATGAAGATCTATGCCATTGCCCGCCATGTGCTCGTGACGAAGCTCTATTTCTTCCATGGAGTACCCTCGATCAAGTTCGGCGTAGGTTGGCGATGAAACGCAACATATCCCAATGACGGTGACGATGATGTTGGCAAGCGGTAGCATTCACAATAACAATAGGAACAGACAGGAAAAGAGGGCGCAATTTCACGATCGATAAGCACCGATTTTTATTTCGAGCTAAACCAGATGTCTCCATACCAGGCGGTTGCAGTTGTGCCTGTATTGTCCGTGTCGGTCATGATTGCCACGGCATCGACGGGGCCAGGCTCTTCACCAAAAGCCTGCCGGTAATCGGAAAGAACGTCGCGGCGCTCCTCAACCCATCGGCCGGCCCGCTCAGAGCCCGATTCTACTGCGATCATGTATGCATTACCCGTAAACGCATTAGGCCAGCCACTACCGACCGGCCGCTTGCTTGACCATACATAATTGATGGCGCGCGTGCGCCAGAACATCATGCCGCCGGAAAAGACGACATAGACGCGTGCAGGGTAATCGTCGCCTGCACGAGTGCGCTCATCCGCCCCCGCCAATATGTTGCCAATCTGCCATGTCCAGTTAAGGATAGGCGTCTTGCCGAGTTCGATGCTCACCTCGCGATAGAGCCCGGAAGCGGTGGCATTGCTCTGCGCACGCAGCGCGGTTCGTCCGTTCTCGTTCGTGAAGGCATAATGGGTCGAACCGGAAAACATCTTCGGTTTCCAGCCGGCCAGGTCACCGCGCGAGAAACGGGCGATGTCCACTCGCTCATTCCCTGCCGATGACAGGGCCGGTAAAAATGCGAGTACCCAAGCCAGCATAGCCATCTGGGTATATCTAGACGCCTTCTCGAAAATAGGCGTCACCCTGCGATGAATGATGGCTGTATCCCCCTGCATCAACAATATCGATTTTTCGGTACAGCGCGGCAAGAGTTCACCTATCGTTGAGCCTGATCCTGAGCCTTTGATATCACGAAGCCGGGCAGGCTGCCAGGGTAACCCTGCCCGAATCTAACCCTGCCTGAATCGTCGAAGGCGTTCATTTTTTTTCTTATTTGCGCTACTCTCTTGCCTCATGCACATCCTTTACCTCCACTTTGCGGCTATACACGCAGAATCCAGCTCCAAAAGACGGAATGCGGGGAGAAGGGGAAGGCAGGTTAAGGAACTCATTCCTGTCATCAGAATCGAATTCAAAGATAATATCTGTTCGACCGGTTGATCTGAAATGGTGCATCGGCTCGACTTGCTGGTTGCGTCTGGTTGATTTAGCTGACTTAACCTTGATCCTCCAATCCGGGATACGCTGATTTTCCCTCAGACGATCCCATCTATCCGTGCTGTAGCGAACCGACCAAAAAGACGAGGTCGAGGAATGGAAAAAAGTGGCGTAAAAAAGTCTCTTTGGATCATGCCGCTAGGTGGAAAATGAGTAAAAAAATGAGCGGCTGAGTGGGGGATTCAGGTTTAAGGCAATGTTGCGGCAATGTATCTGGGTGTACACTCCCTGGTTTATTCTTTACTTTATCGAGGCAATTCATACCCGAGGTTGAATATGAATCTGAGCGCAAAAAAAGGCATAATGCCCGTCCAGTCCGCTTCTGAAATTCCAAAGTTACGCATGATGCCAAAATTGCTTTTCCCGAGAACGCCCGTTCTCTCTGGCGATAATGTCGCTGCAAAACGTGAGGAGATACGCGAATATTTTCACGCCACGCTGGATCGCTACGAGCAGCTTTTTGAGACATTGCAGGGTGATGAAGCCTATTTCAAAAAACCGATTCCGTTGCGTCATCCGCTAGTCTTTTACCTGGGCCATACGTCTACTTTTTTTACAAACAAGCTGCTGCTTGCGGGGCTTATCACGGAACGGATCAACCCCAGGATGGAATCCATGTTCGCGGTAGGCGTCGACGAAATGGGCTGGGATGACCTGGACACGACCCATTACGACTGGCCGTCCGTCGAAGAAGTGCGAGCTTATCGCAATACGGTGCGCAATGTCGTGGACCAGCTTATCAGGGACACGCCGCTTAGCTTGCCGATAGGCTGGGATAACCCCTGGTGGACCATCATGATGTGTATCGAGCACGAGCTCATCCATCTTGAGACGTCATCCGTGCTCATCCGGCAGCATGCAATTGAACATGTCAAGCCTCATCCAGCATGGGAACCCTGCCGGAAGTCCGGCCCGGCGCCCCAAAACCGGCTCATCAATGTGACTTCGGGCAC
Coding sequences within it:
- a CDS encoding DUF3047 domain-containing protein → MPRCTEKSILLMQGDTAIIHRRVTPIFEKASRYTQMAMLAWVLAFLPALSSAGNERVDIARFSRGDLAGWKPKMFSGSTHYAFTNENGRTALRAQSNATASGLYREVSIELGKTPILNWTWQIGNILAGADERTRAGDDYPARVYVVFSGGMMFWRTRAINYVWSSKRPVGSGWPNAFTGNAYMIAVESGSERAGRWVEERRDVLSDYRQAFGEEPGPVDAVAIMTDTDNTGTTATAWYGDIWFSSK
- a CDS encoding alpha/beta fold hydrolase; amino-acid sequence: MEEIELRHEHMAGNGIDLHVVAAGKGPAVILLHGFPENWRSWLHQIPVLAAAGFSVLVPDMRGYNLSGRPAEQDAYKLDRLVADIAALVHATGYPRAHIVGHDWGGIIAWSFADRYPELVDKLVILNAPHPKIYLEKVRHLPQMLRSWYVLFFLLPRLPELMLSANNYQAIRDMFQLRPARRGAFGKRDIEHYIEALSQPGALTAALDYYRANVPGGLRKFAQDGRINAETLVIWGELDPALGPELLDGLSNVASHVRVYRIPDASHWVQNEAPAEVNQALVDFLKGEDMNTPLR